The Erinaceus europaeus chromosome 16, mEriEur2.1, whole genome shotgun sequence genome includes a window with the following:
- the ARHGEF40 gene encoding rho guanine nucleotide exchange factor 40 isoform X8, protein MVGHRLGTLPPELPSEPPDLPSPPLPEEALGTRSPGDGHNAPAEGPEGEYVELLEVTLPVRGSPTDAEASSGPSRTRTVPARKGAGGKGRHRRHRAWVHQKGLGPRDQDEARPPGEGSSTGASPGSPSGAEALPEAAAWEVAEPLAEVSGEASDSCLLRQGEAGGAGQAAEGLPGTPRRTSKGNRRKKRAAGKGALGRGGDSALPSPGDKEETRQQEALVTPPSSNEHELSGCCLGKEEFRDLGKPESVPKGELESADGQELQPPETCGPVEERAEENEQEGPNLLCMAGPLGPEGLLPDPLAPPVETVPEVEGDSSVPEEMPPVSTSDEPDVPWGLMASGFLVLTGGVDQSGRALLTITPPCPPEESPPSRDMLSSALHYLHSVLRPELQILGLSVLLDLRKAPPLPPALIPVLSQLQDLGDPPLIQRLLLLTHDDPPTELHGIQGAELLSESDLKRVAKPEELQWDMGGHRDPSPDHWVETHQEVARLCRLCQGVLGSVRQATEELEGVAAPEEEEAAGMPEPLQKVLVDPRLTELQRDGGAILMRLRSTHSSKLEGPGPAALYQEVDEAIHHLVRLSNLHVQQQEQRQRLHRLQQVLQWLSGPGEEQLASFTTPGDSLSALQETELRFRAFSTEVQERLAQARDALALEEDTVSQKVLDVFEQRLEQVESSLHRTLRLQRFFQQAHEWVDEGSARLAGAGPGREAVLAALALRRAPEPSAGTFQEMRALALDLGSPAALREWGRCRARCQELERRIQQQLGEDASPRGHRRRRADSTSSRGAQRSPHSPSPSLSSLLLPSSPGPRAALSHCSLAPCGEDYEEEDTELTLDEGRVPRTVLIRGLEVTSTEVVDRTCSPREHVLLGRAGAPDGPWGVGTPRMERKRSISTQQRLVSELIACEQEYVATLSEPVPLPGTELTPELRGTWADALNTRERLRSFHRTQFLRELQGCASHPLRIGACFLRHGDQFSLYAQYVKHRHKLENGLTALGPPAKGSTEGGPHLPSALQQPLEQLARYEQLLEELLRETGPELSSERQALGAAVQLLREQETRGRDLLAVEAVRGCETDLKEQGQLLHRDPFTVICGRKKCLRHVFLFEHLLLFSKLKGSEGGSEAFVFKQAFKTADMGLTENIGDSGLCFELWFRRRRAREAYTLQAASPEIKLKWTNSIAQLLWRQAAHNKELRVQQMVSMGIGNKPFLDIKALGERTLSALLTGRAARTRASVAVSSFEHAGPSLPGLSPGACSLPARVEEEAWDLDIKQISLAPETLDSSGDVSPGPRNSPSLHRPHPGSSTPTLASGGILGLSRQSHARALSDPTTPL, encoded by the exons ACCAGGATGAGGCACGGCCGCCTGGTGAGGGGAGTAGCACCGGAGCCTCCCCTGGGTCTCCCTCTGGagctgaggctctcccagaggcagcagcctgggaggtggctgagCCCCTAGCAGAGGTCTCGGGGGAAGCCTCAGACTCTTGCCTCCTGAGGCAGGGAGAGGCTGGGGGAGCAGGCCAGGCAGCTGAAGGACTGCCTGGCACCCCTAGGAGAACAAGCAAAGGAAACAGGAGAAAAAAGCGAGCTGCGGGCAAAGGGGCTCTTGGCCGAGGAGGGGACAGTGCCCTGCCGAGCCCTGGAGACAAGGAAGAGACCCGACAGCAGGAAGCTCTTGTTACTCCACCCTCTTCAAATGAGCATGAGCTTTCAGGATGCTGTCTGGGTAAGGAAGAGTTCAGAGACTTGGGGAAGCCAGAATCTGTGCCAAAAGGGGAGCTGGAATCAGCAGATGGACAGGAACTCCAGCCCCCAGAAACATGTGGGCCTGTAGAAGAAAGGGCTGAAGAGAATGAACAGGAAGGGCCAAACCTGCTATGCATGGCAG GGCCCTTAGGTCCTGAAGGACTCCTCCCTGACCCCCTAGCACCTCCTGTGGAAACAGTACCGGAAGTAGAAGGGGACAGCAGTGTCCCAGAAGAGATGCCTCCAGTGTCCACGTCTGATGAGCCTGATGTACCTTGGGGCTTGATGGCATCAGGGTTCCTTGTCCTGACTG GAGGGGTGGACCAGAGTGGACGAGCTCTGTTGACCATTACCCCACCGTGCCCTCCTGAGGAGTCCCCACCCTCCAGAGACATGCTGAGCTCTGCTCTTCATTACCTCCACTCAGTGCTCAG GCCTGAACTACAGATACTGGGGTTGTCTGTCTTACTGGATCTCCGCAAGGCACCCCCACTGCCTCCAGCACTCATCCCTGTCCTGAGTCAG CTTCAGGACTTGGGGGACCCTCCTCTTATTCAGCGACTGTTACTTCTCACTCATGATGACCCTCCAACTGAACTCCATGGGATTCAG GGTGCTGAGTTGCTGTCAGAGAGTGATCTGAAGAGAGTAGCCAAGCCAGAGGAGCTACAGTGGGACATGGGAGGTCACAGGGATCCCTCTCCAGACCACTGGGTAGAGACACACCAG GAAGTGGCAAGGTTATGCCGCCTTTGCCAGGGTGTCCTGGGTTCCGTGAGGCAAGCTACTGAGGAGCTGGAGGGCGTGGCAGCACCAGAGGAAGAG GAGGCAGCAGGAATGCCTGAGCCCCTTCAGAAGGTGTTGGTGGATCCCCGACTGACAGAGCTGCAGAGAGACGGAGGCGCCATCTTGATGAGACTGCGTTCCACCCACAGCAGCAA ACTAGAGGGCCCTGGTCCAGCAGCACTGTATCAGGAGGTAGATGAAGCCATTCACCACCTTGTGCGCCTCTCCAACCTGCACGTACAGCAGCAGGAGCAGCGGCAGCGCCTGCACCGACTCCAGCAG GTGCTGCAGTGGCTCTCGGGCCCAGGAGAGGAGCAGCTGGCAAGCTTCACAACACCCGGGGACTCACTGTCTGCCCTGCAGGAGACAGAGCTGCGATTCCGGGCTTTTAGCACTGAGGTTCAG GAGCGCTTGGCCCAGGCAAGGGATGCCTTGGCTCTGGAGGAAGACACAGTCTCCCAGAAGGTTCTGGATGTTTTTGAACAGCGGCTGGAACAAGTAGAGAGCAGCCTCCATAGGACCCTGCGGCTCCAGCGCTTCTTCCAGCAG GCACATGAGTGGGTAGATGAAGGTTCCGCCAGGCTGGCAGGAGCAGGACCAGGTCGAGAGGCAGTGCTGGCAGCCCTGGCCTTGCGGAGGGCCCCAGAGCCCAGTGCTGGCACTTTCCAGGAGATGCGGGCCCTAGCCCTGGATCtgggcagccctgcagccctgcgagAATGGGGCCGCTGCCGTGCCCGCTGCCAAGAGCTGGAGAGGAGGATTCAGCAACAGCTGGGTGAGGATGCCAGTCCTCGGGGTCACAGACGGCGACGGGCAGACAGCACCAGCAGCAGAGGAGCCCAGCGCAGCCCTCACAGCCCCTCGCCCAGCCTCAGCTCCCTGCTGTTACCCAGCAGCCCCGGGCCACGGGCAGCCCTGTCCCATTGCTCCCTGGCACCCTGTGGAGAGGACTATGAGGAGGAGGACACCGAGCTGACGCTGGACGAGGGCCGGGTGCCCAGGACTGTGCTGATCCGAGGCCTGGAGGTCACCAGCACAGAGGTGGTAGACAGGACATGTTCACCTCGagaacatgtgctgctgggtcgGGCTGGGGCCCCAGATGGGCCCTGGGGAGTAGGCACCCCCCGGATGGAGCGCAAACGAAGCATCAG CACCCAGCAGCGGCTAGTGTCAGAGCTGATTGCCTGTGAGCAGGAGTACGTGGCCACCTTGAGTGAGCCAGTGCCACTGCCAGGAACTGAGCTGACCCCTGAGCTTCGGGGCACCTGGGCCGACGCCCTGAACACCCGGGAGAGGCTTCGCAGCTTCCACCGGACTCAGTTCCTGCGGGAGCTCCAGGGCTGTGCCAGCCACCCCCTACGCATCGGGGCCTGCTTCCTTCGCCAC GGGGACCAGTTCAGCCTTTACGCCCAGTACGTGAAGCACCGACACAAACTGGAGAATGGTCTGACTGCACTCGGCCCCCCAGCCAAG GGCTCCACGGAGGGAGGCCCTCACCTGCCCTCAGCCCTTCAGCAGCCCCTGGAGCAGCTGGCCAGGTATGAGCAACTCCTGGAGGAGCTTCTGAGGGAAACTGGGCCCGAGCTGAGTTCTGAGCGCCAGGCACTCGGGGCTGCTGTACAGCTGCTCCGGGAACAGGAGACACGTGGCAGAGACCTGCTGGCCGTGGAGGCAGTGCGTGGGTGTGAG ACAGATCTGAAGGAGCAGGGACAACTCCTGCACCGGGACCCCTTTACTGTCATCTGTGGACGAAAGAAGTGCCTTCGCCATGTCTTTCTCTTTGAGCATCTCCTCCTGTTCAGCAAGCTGAAGGGCTctgagggagggtcagaggctttCGTGTTCAAGCAGGCCTTTAAG ACTGCTGACATGGGATTAACAGAAAACATTGGGGACAGCGGGCTCTGCTTTGAGTTGTGGTTTCGGAGGCGACGTGCCCGAGAGGCATATACTCTGCAGGCTGCTtcaccagagatcaaactcaagtGGACAAATTCTATTGctcagctcctgtggaggcaGGCGGCACACAACAAGG AGCTCCGAGTGCAGCAGATGGTCTCCATGGGCATTGGCAACAAACCTTTCCTGGACATCAAAGCTCTTGGGGAACGGACACTGAGTGCCCTGCTCACTGGAAGAG CCGCTCGCACCCGGGCCTCCGTGGCCGTGTCATCTTTTGAGCATGCCGGCCCCTCCCTTCCCGGTCTCTCGCCGGGAGCCTGCTCCCTGCCTGCCCGCGTCGAGGAGGAGGCCTGGGATCTGGACATCAAGCAGATTTCCCTGG CCCCCGAAACACTTGACTCTTCTGGAGATGTGTCCCCAGGACCAAGAAACAGCCCCAGTCTGCACCGCCCACACCCTGGGAGCAGCACTCCTACTCTGGCCAGTGGAGGGATCTTGGGGCTATCCCGGCAG AGTCATGCCCGAGCCTTGAGTGACCCCACTACACCTCTGTGA
- the ZNF219 gene encoding zinc finger protein 219 isoform X1, producing the protein MEGSRSHVPGGHLAPSPPAFDGELDLQHYSNGPGVSAGSPGMGAVSWSESRAGERRFPCPVCGKRFRFNSILALHLRAHPGAQAFQCPHCGHRAAQRALLRSHLRMHQPERPRSPAARLLLELEERALLREARLGRPRSSGGMQASPATEGLARAQASSSCAFRCPFCKGKFRTAAERERHLHILHRPWKCGLCSFGSSQEEELLHHSLTAHGAPERPLAAAAAALQPLQLPLPLPLPQSQPQPLPQPQPQPLPQPQPQPQPQPQPQPQPQPQPQPQPQPQPQPQPQPQPQPPPQPESRSAPEPEPEPEQEATPAPAPAPPEEPPAPPEFRCQVCGQSFTQSWFLKGHMRKHKASFDHACPVCGRCFKEPWFLKNHMKVHASKLGPLRAPGPASAPVRPAQPPDLGLLTYEPLGPALLLAPAPTTAERREPPSLLGYLSLRAGESRPNGEGAEPGTGRGFGSFRPLPAALPARARKHRTEEPPEEEEEVVEAEEETWARGRTLGPLASLHPRPGEGPGHSAPATGAQARPAAAQEENGLLVGGTRSEGSRGATGKDCPFCGKSFRSAHHLKVHLRVHTGERPYKCPHCDYAGTQSGSLKYHLQRHHREQRSGAGPGPPPEPPPSAQRGSAPPAGAKQAPQPAAWVEGAASPRPPPSSAAPGSRRKPASPGRTLRNGRGGEAEPLDLSLRAGPGGEAGPGGALHRCLFCPFATGAPELMALHLQVHHSRRARGRRPPQADAAPPFARALSAESPPSPPQEGEEGPGLSRSGEVGLGGQER; encoded by the exons ATGGAG GGCTCACGTTCCCATGTTCCAGGCGGCCACTTAGCGCCTTCGCCACCTGCCTTCGACGGCGAACTggatctgcagcactactccaacgGGCCAGGCGTGAGCGCCGGCTCTCCGGGAATGGGAGCGGTGAGCTGGTCTGAGAGTCGAGCAGGCGAACGGCGCTTCCCGTGCCCGGTGTGCGGGAAGCGCTTCCGCTTCAACTCTATACTGGCCTTGCACCTGCGGGCACATCCGGGCGCCCAGGCCTTCCAGTGCCCACACTGCGGCCACCGCGCGGCGCAGCGGGCTCTGCTGCGCTCCCACCTGCGCATGCACCAGCCCGAGCGCCCGCGCAGCCCCGCCGCGCGCCTGTTGCTGGAGTTGGAGGAGCGGGCGCTGCTGCGCGAGGCCCGGCTGGGGAGACCCCGCAGCTCCGGAGGCATGCAGGCCAGTCCTGCGACTGAAGGCTTAGCGCGGGCCCAGGCTTCGTCGTCGTGTGCTTTCCGTTGCCCCTTTTGCAAAGGCAAGTTCCGCACCGCGGCGGAACGTGAACGCCACCTACACATCTTGCACAGGCCCTGGAAGTGCGGCCTGTGCAGTTTCGGCTCCAGCCAGGAGGAGGAGCTGCTGCACCACAGCCTGACGGCCCACGGAGCTCCTGAGCGCCCCCTGGCGGCTGCCGCGGCTGCGCTCCAGCCGCTGCagctgccgctgccgctgccgctgccgcagtcccagccccagcccctgccccagccccagccccagcccctgccccagccccagccccagccccagccccagccccagccccagccccagccccagccccagccccagccccagccccagccccagccccagccccagccccagccccagccccagcccccaccgcaGCCGGAATCCAGATCAGCCCCGGAGCCAGAGCCGGAGCCCGAACAGGAGGCAACCCCTGCCCCGGCTCCTGCGCCTCCCgaggagcccccagcccctccggAGTTTCGCTGCCAAGTGTGTGGCCAGAGCTTTACGCAGTCCTGGTTCCTCAAGGGCCACATGCGCAAGCACAAGGCCTCCTTCGACCACGCGTGTCCCGTGTGTGGCCGCTGCTTCAAGGAGCCCTGGTTCCTTAAGAACCACATGAAGGTGCACGCTAGCAAGCTGGGTCCCCTGCGTGCTCCAGGGCCTGCTTCTGCGCCTGTCCGCCCGGCCCAGCCTCCCGACCTGGGCCTGCTGACCTACGAGCCACTGGGCCCCGCGCTGCTCCTGGCCCCGGCGCCCACCACGGCCGAGCGCCGGGAGCCCCCGAGCCTCCTGGGCTACCTGAGCCTGCGAGCTGGCGAGTCTCGGCCCAACGGCGAGGGCGCAGAGCCGGGCACCGGCCGCGGCTTCGGGAGTTTCCGCCCCCTGCCGGCTGCGCTCCCGGCCCGCGCTCGGAAGCACCGCACCGAGGAGCCtccggaggaggaagaggaggtggtggaggcggaggaggagaccTGGGCCCGGGGCAGGACGCTGGGCCCTCTGGCTTCACTGCATCCGCGCCCGGGAGAGGGGCCGGGGCACTCAGCACCTGCTACCGGGGCCCAGGCGAGGCCTGCTGCTGCCCAGG AAGAGAATGGGCTGTTGGTTGGAGGGACCCGATCTGAAGGGAGCCGGGGAGCCACTGGCAAGGATTGTCCCTTCTGTGGAAAGTCTTTCCGCTCAGCGCACCACCTCAAAGTGCACCTGCGGGTGCACACCG GTGAACGCCCCTACAAGTGTCCACACTGCGACTACGCGGGCACCCAGTCCGGCTCGCTCAAGTATCATCTGCAGCGCCACCACCGGGAGCAGCGGAGCGGGGCAGGGCCTGGGCCACCCCCGGAGCCGCCGCCCTCTGCTCAGCGGGGTTCGGCCCCGCCCGCGGGAGCCAAGCAGGCGCCCCAGCCTGCGGCCTGGGTGGAGGGTGCTGCCAGCCCGCGGCCGCCTCCTAGCAGCGCCGCACCCGGGTCCCGCCGGAAGCCTGCCAGCCCCGGGAGGACCCTGCGCAACGGGCGAGGTGGTGAGGCCGAACCCCTGGACCTGTCCCTGCGGGCGGGGCCGGGAGGCGAGGCCGGGCCCGGGGGTGCCCTCCACCGATGCCTCTTCTGCCCCTTCGCCACTGGAGCCCCCGAGCTTATGGCCTTGCACCTGCAAGTGCACCACAGCCGCAGGGCTCGGGGGCGCCGGCCGCCCCAGGCCGATGCTGCCCCGCCCTTTGCGCGAGCACTGTCGGCGGAGTCCCCTCCCAGTCCACcccaggaaggggaggagggcccAGGGCTGTCGAGGTCCGGAGAGGTCGGGCTGGGGGGGCAAGAGCGATAG
- the ZNF219 gene encoding zinc finger protein 219 isoform X2, translating into MEGSRSHVPGGHLAPSPPAFDGELDLQHYSNGPGVSAGSPGMGAVSWSESRAGERRFPCPVCGKRFRFNSILALHLRAHPGAQAFQCPHCGHRAAQRALLRSHLRMHQPERPRSPAARLLLELEERALLREARLGRPRSSGGMQASPATEGLARAQASSSCAFRCPFCKGKFRTAAERERHLHILHRPWKCGLCSFGSSQEEELLHHSLTAHGAPERPLAAAAAALQPLQLPLPLPLPQSQPQPLPQPQPQPLPQPQPQPQPQPQPQPQPQPQPQPQPQPQPQPQPQPQPQPPPQPESRSAPEPEPEPEQEATPAPAPAPPEEPPAPPEFRCQVCGQSFTQSWFLKGHMRKHKASFDHACPVCGRCFKEPWFLKNHMKVHASKLGPLRAPGPASAPVRPAQPPDLGLLTYEPLGPALLLAPAPTTAERREPPSLLGYLSLRAGESRPNGEGAEPGTGRGFGSFRPLPAALPARARKHRTEEPPEEEEEVVEAEEETWARGRTLGPLASLHPRPGEGPGHSAPATGAQARPAAAQGERPYKCPHCDYAGTQSGSLKYHLQRHHREQRSGAGPGPPPEPPPSAQRGSAPPAGAKQAPQPAAWVEGAASPRPPPSSAAPGSRRKPASPGRTLRNGRGGEAEPLDLSLRAGPGGEAGPGGALHRCLFCPFATGAPELMALHLQVHHSRRARGRRPPQADAAPPFARALSAESPPSPPQEGEEGPGLSRSGEVGLGGQER; encoded by the exons ATGGAG GGCTCACGTTCCCATGTTCCAGGCGGCCACTTAGCGCCTTCGCCACCTGCCTTCGACGGCGAACTggatctgcagcactactccaacgGGCCAGGCGTGAGCGCCGGCTCTCCGGGAATGGGAGCGGTGAGCTGGTCTGAGAGTCGAGCAGGCGAACGGCGCTTCCCGTGCCCGGTGTGCGGGAAGCGCTTCCGCTTCAACTCTATACTGGCCTTGCACCTGCGGGCACATCCGGGCGCCCAGGCCTTCCAGTGCCCACACTGCGGCCACCGCGCGGCGCAGCGGGCTCTGCTGCGCTCCCACCTGCGCATGCACCAGCCCGAGCGCCCGCGCAGCCCCGCCGCGCGCCTGTTGCTGGAGTTGGAGGAGCGGGCGCTGCTGCGCGAGGCCCGGCTGGGGAGACCCCGCAGCTCCGGAGGCATGCAGGCCAGTCCTGCGACTGAAGGCTTAGCGCGGGCCCAGGCTTCGTCGTCGTGTGCTTTCCGTTGCCCCTTTTGCAAAGGCAAGTTCCGCACCGCGGCGGAACGTGAACGCCACCTACACATCTTGCACAGGCCCTGGAAGTGCGGCCTGTGCAGTTTCGGCTCCAGCCAGGAGGAGGAGCTGCTGCACCACAGCCTGACGGCCCACGGAGCTCCTGAGCGCCCCCTGGCGGCTGCCGCGGCTGCGCTCCAGCCGCTGCagctgccgctgccgctgccgctgccgcagtcccagccccagcccctgccccagccccagccccagcccctgccccagccccagccccagccccagccccagccccagccccagccccagccccagccccagccccagccccagccccagccccagccccagccccagccccagccccagccccagcccccaccgcaGCCGGAATCCAGATCAGCCCCGGAGCCAGAGCCGGAGCCCGAACAGGAGGCAACCCCTGCCCCGGCTCCTGCGCCTCCCgaggagcccccagcccctccggAGTTTCGCTGCCAAGTGTGTGGCCAGAGCTTTACGCAGTCCTGGTTCCTCAAGGGCCACATGCGCAAGCACAAGGCCTCCTTCGACCACGCGTGTCCCGTGTGTGGCCGCTGCTTCAAGGAGCCCTGGTTCCTTAAGAACCACATGAAGGTGCACGCTAGCAAGCTGGGTCCCCTGCGTGCTCCAGGGCCTGCTTCTGCGCCTGTCCGCCCGGCCCAGCCTCCCGACCTGGGCCTGCTGACCTACGAGCCACTGGGCCCCGCGCTGCTCCTGGCCCCGGCGCCCACCACGGCCGAGCGCCGGGAGCCCCCGAGCCTCCTGGGCTACCTGAGCCTGCGAGCTGGCGAGTCTCGGCCCAACGGCGAGGGCGCAGAGCCGGGCACCGGCCGCGGCTTCGGGAGTTTCCGCCCCCTGCCGGCTGCGCTCCCGGCCCGCGCTCGGAAGCACCGCACCGAGGAGCCtccggaggaggaagaggaggtggtggaggcggaggaggagaccTGGGCCCGGGGCAGGACGCTGGGCCCTCTGGCTTCACTGCATCCGCGCCCGGGAGAGGGGCCGGGGCACTCAGCACCTGCTACCGGGGCCCAGGCGAGGCCTGCTGCTGCCCAGG GTGAACGCCCCTACAAGTGTCCACACTGCGACTACGCGGGCACCCAGTCCGGCTCGCTCAAGTATCATCTGCAGCGCCACCACCGGGAGCAGCGGAGCGGGGCAGGGCCTGGGCCACCCCCGGAGCCGCCGCCCTCTGCTCAGCGGGGTTCGGCCCCGCCCGCGGGAGCCAAGCAGGCGCCCCAGCCTGCGGCCTGGGTGGAGGGTGCTGCCAGCCCGCGGCCGCCTCCTAGCAGCGCCGCACCCGGGTCCCGCCGGAAGCCTGCCAGCCCCGGGAGGACCCTGCGCAACGGGCGAGGTGGTGAGGCCGAACCCCTGGACCTGTCCCTGCGGGCGGGGCCGGGAGGCGAGGCCGGGCCCGGGGGTGCCCTCCACCGATGCCTCTTCTGCCCCTTCGCCACTGGAGCCCCCGAGCTTATGGCCTTGCACCTGCAAGTGCACCACAGCCGCAGGGCTCGGGGGCGCCGGCCGCCCCAGGCCGATGCTGCCCCGCCCTTTGCGCGAGCACTGTCGGCGGAGTCCCCTCCCAGTCCACcccaggaaggggaggagggcccAGGGCTGTCGAGGTCCGGAGAGGTCGGGCTGGGGGGGCAAGAGCGATAG